From one Trifolium pratense cultivar HEN17-A07 linkage group LG1, ARS_RC_1.1, whole genome shotgun sequence genomic stretch:
- the LOC123902308 gene encoding uncharacterized protein LOC123902308, whose product MTLISDEMKRIDIVGTDKNLCGCKLRSTCELPCACELSGYTTSGVPIPLDSVHGHWKKLTMEEPLEDDTEDGYELDMSNAMEAIWTRFRSLDIVGKRALKSKVFELAYPASSSLRPPPEKIKTRGGVKNKDKGKAPKGYDVYRDPSYFEHVEREYGDSQGTSKRSRTQLSQPSQDQQAQPSQKQLSQMSKKLTSQKYLGQFPDHIHPHIVDIIEVLGDGNCGFRAVAYLLGYTEEG is encoded by the exons ATGACACTAATTTCTGATGAGATGAAGAGAATTGACATTGTTGGAACAGATAAAAACTTGTGTGGTTGCAAACTTAGGTCAACATGTGAGTTACCTTGTGCTTGTGAATTGAGTGGATATACAACCAGCGGTGTACCGATACCATTAGATTCAGTTCACGGTCACTGGAAGAAATTAACTATGGAAGAACCATTGGAGGATGACACAGAGGATGGATATGAGTTGGACATGAGTAATGCAATGGAGGCAATATGGACTCGATTTCGGTCACTTGATATTGTTGGTAAAAGAGCGTTGAAGAGTAAAGTGTTTGAACTTGCTTATCCAGCCTCAAGTTCATTGCGTCCACcacctgaaaaaataaaaaccagagGAGGAGTGAAGAACAAAGATAAAGGCAAAGCACCAAAGGGTTATGATGTGTACCGTGATCCATCATACTTTGAAcatgttgaaagagaatatgGTGATTCACAAG GTACATCAAAGAGGTCGCGTACACAACTATCTCAGCCATCTCAGGATCAACAAGCTCAACCATCTCAAAAGCAACTATCACAAATGTCTAAAAAATTGACATCTCAGAAGTATCTGGGGCAATTTCCTGATCATATACATCCACATATTGTTGACATTATTGAAGTGTTAGGAGATGGAAATTGTGGTTTTAGAGCTGTTGCATATTTACTTGGTTACACAGAGGAAGGTTGA
- the LOC123897033 gene encoding probable voltage-gated potassium channel subunit beta: protein MQYNNLGKSGLKVSQLSYGAWVSFGNQLDVKEAKSLLQCCRDHGVNFFDNAEIYANGRAEEIMGQAIRELGWKRSDIVVSTKIFWGGQGPNDKGLSRKHIVEGTRASLKRLDMEYVDVIYCHRPDVCTPIEETVRAMNHVIDKGWAFYWGTSEWTAQQITEAWSVAQRLDLIGPIVEQPEYNLLNRHKVENEFLPLYSSYGIGLTTWSPLASGVLTGKYKKGVIPPDSRFALENYKNLASRSLVDDVLRKVDGLKPIADELGVPLAQLSIAWCAANPNVSSVICGATKESQIQENMKAIDVIPLLTPAVMEKIEAVVQSKPKRPDSYR, encoded by the exons ATGCAATACAACAATCTCGGAAAATCAGGTCTAAAAGTAAGCCAATTATCCTACGGAGCATGGGTAAGTTTCGGAAACCAACTCGACGTCAAAGAAGCCAAATCCTTACTCCAATGTTGCCGTGATCACGGCGTTAATTTCTTCGACAACGCAGAAATCTACGCAAACGGAAGAGCAGAAGAGATCATGGGACAAGCAATCCGTGAACTCGGCTGGAAAAGATCAGACATAGTCGTTTCCACCAAGATCTTTTGGGGTGGTCAAGGTCCAAATGATAAAGGACTTTCGCGGAAACATATCGTGGAAGGCACGCGCGCTTCTCTTAAGAGACTTGATATGGAATATGTTgatgttatttattgtcataGACCTGATGTTTGTACTCCTATTGAAGAAACTGTTAGAGCTATGAATCATGTTATTGATAAGGGTTGGGCTTTTTATTGGGGGACTAGTGAATGGACTGCTCAGCAGATTACTGAAGCTTGGTCTGTTGCTCAACGCTTGGATTTGATTGGTCCTATTGTTGAACAGCCTGAGTATAATCTCTTGAACAGGCATAAG GTTGAGAATGAGTTTCTTCCACTGTACTCATCTTATGGAATAGGTCTCACCACTTGGAGTCCACTTGCATCTGGAGTCCTCACTGGAAAATACAAGAAAGGAGTTATTCCCCCAGATAGTCGTTTTGCTTTGGAAAATTACAAA AATCTTGCATCTCGATCACTGGTTGATGATGTGCTCCGAAAGGTTGATGGTTTAAAGCCAATAGCAGATGAGCTAGGTGTGCCATTAGCTCAACTCTCAATTGCGTGGTGTGCTGCTAATCCTAATGTTTCCTCAGTTATCTGCGGTGCTACCAAAGAGTCTCAG ATTCAAGAGAACATGAAGGCTATTGATGTCATTCCATTACTGACTCCTGCTGTGATGGAGAAGATCGAGGCTGTTGTTCAATCCAAACCAAAGCGCCCGGATTCATATAGATGA